The Curtobacterium sp. MCSS17_015 genomic sequence CCTTCTGCTCGGGCACGCCGTTCGGCAGGACCACTGGCTGCGGGAGGTCGCGGGCCACAAGCTTCAGGTCGTCGCGTTCCCGATTATTCAAAGCGAGAACTGCGCTGGCTCGCCGGAGAACTGGTCGAGTACCCCAGGCGTCGACCGGCCGGGCCAACGGCTTCCGTGAAGGGTCGATCATGCCATGGGGCTGCACGACGACAGGTATCCCGCTCCTGAGTAGCGTCATCATTGCAGGAAGCGTCACGAGGTCACGAGCGAGATGGACATGCGCTACGTCGAAGTCCGTGCTGTGCTCGAGCAGCCACCTCACCATTCCGGGGGCGAACATGCCAGCGAATCCCAGACCGGGTACGCGTCTCGCTCGGAACATCAAAGTCCGAACGCCGTCGATCATCGCCGGAGGTGAAACGTCACCACCGCGTGCGCCCGCCACCACGGTCACCTGGTGACCTGTTGCCTGGAGAGCCTGCGATTGGTTTTGGCAGACTCGTGTCGGTCCTCCGAAAGCACCGTCTGAACTGATGAGCGAAACAACGTGCAGAACCCGCATCACGATCTCCCCGCGTCGTAGTCGCCTAACTTGAAACGTTGTCCGACCGGCTCGCATCGCGGACCTTCAACCACGGCGTTCGGAGCCACGCGCCCTTGGACGATGGTCATGGGCTTCGCGAGGACTGACTGCCCGATCTCAGTCCCACCGAGGACGATACATCTCGCCGTCAGCCACACCCCGTCGTGGATGCGGATTGGACGAGTCACCAGAGCCATGTCGCGACGATGCGCATGACTGCCGGTCGTCAGGAACGACTCCTGGGAGACGACGACATTTGCGCCGACCCGGATGTGGTCCTGGTTGTGGAACCAAGCACCTTCGCCAATCCAGCAGTTGTCGCCGATGGTCAACTTCCAAGGGAAACGAACACGGGTGCGTGGACGGAAGACGACATTTGAACCGATACGTGCACCGAAGGCTCGTAGCGTACGCACGCGTAACGAGGAGCTGACCTGCCAGGGGTTGGTGACCAGTAGCAGCTCCACAGCACCCCAGAGGTACACCTTCCATCGCGGCGCATCCCAGGATTCGCGTTGACCGGGAGCCTTGCTAAGGTCCACGATCGGGATCCTCGGATCGGATGGGGCTGAATGGGTCAATGCCACTCCTGGGGAGTTCTCGTCGAATGAACTACGGCGAAGCGGACCCCGCTGGTTCCCGCGAGCGGGGTGCCGTCACAGGTCACGACCGGAGCTCGACGTCCCGGATGTCGCCGTCCTTGATATTGAGCATCTTTGAGGGGTGGGCTCTACCGACCATGGCGTGACCGGCTGCGAGCAAGTTGCCCGCAAGGCGCGAGCGTCTCGACGCAAACCGGGCGGAAGGGACGAGCGCCAGGGCGAGGTTCTTCAGCGACGGCCGCATCATCTCGCGGGCGGTTTGGGCGACTGTCAACGACCTCTTCTTTCGTAGGTGAAGGGGGTTCGCAATCTGGGAGTAACCGAACCGACGGTGCGAGGTCCTGCCTCCGGTGCTGGAGCCTCTGTGGGCAGTCACCGCGCTGTCGACCCGGAGTAGCTGTCCTCGTGAAAGCGCTCGCTTGGCGTAGTCGAGATCCTCGAGCCAGGAGTACAGGGGCAGGTCCTCGTCGAAGCGTAGATCGTGGGTGGCTTTCCACCGGATGCAGAAGTTGCAGCCGTAGAGGCTGTCGGTGAGTGCAACTGGTCGTGAGGTGACACTCGTCGGGGGCAAAAGGCTCTCAACCAGAGCCCTTTCACACTGCTCGAGCGTAAATTCAGTTCCTACAGCTGCGCCGTCCAGTACCACTCGACCGGTCGCCGCTACAGCTTCCGGGGTTGATCCGAGAACGTCGAGCATGCTGCTGATGTAGTCGTGGCGTGGCACCGAATCATCATCGAAGAAGAAAACGTACGACACCGTCTCGGGGATCATGTCGAGTGCTTTGTTTCGTTGACTCGATGCGCCGCGAGCGCCCGTGCAAACAGTCCACTTCTCCGGTATCGGCATGTCAGGCACGTCGGAGTCGTCAGGGGCAGACAGGAACCCGATGAAGTCTGGGATCCGGCTGTCTTCGAGCGTGGTGATGATGTCCCGCGCCGCGCCAGGGCGCCCGGCAGTTGCAATCACGACCGCAATCGAGGCCATTGTCGTTCTCATTTCGTACGCGATGTTCACGACCCCTCGTCACCGTTCAGGGCGAGAGTGATCACTGTCCTCAAGGGTGCCGAATGGGGGTATGACGAACCGAGAGTGAACCCCCGTCGAACTGCCCCTGTCCACCAGGACCGGACCGGA encodes the following:
- a CDS encoding glycosyltransferase; its protein translation is MRAGRTTFQVRRLRRGEIVMRVLHVVSLISSDGAFGGPTRVCQNQSQALQATGHQVTVVAGARGGDVSPPAMIDGVRTLMFRARRVPGLGFAGMFAPGMVRWLLEHSTDFDVAHVHLARDLVTLPAMMTLLRSGIPVVVQPHGMIDPSRKPLARPVDAWGTRPVLRRASAVLALNNRERDDLKLVARDLPQPVVLPNGVPEQKAQDRPLGTEFAEVLYLARLHARKRPLYFIEAAKRLHGSFPSTRFTLVGPDEGEAAAVQSAIGDHTSTMSWEGPIDPARTMDRMARCDIYVLPAVDEPFGMTVLEAMSLGKPVVVTESCGLAAAVRRHEAGIVSRDDPDDLAQAIAELLADPAKRARMGEHGRTAVRTEFGMPAVAARLGDIYRKAVQQVR
- a CDS encoding acetyltransferase — protein: MDLSKAPGQRESWDAPRWKVYLWGAVELLLVTNPWQVSSSLRVRTLRAFGARIGSNVVFRPRTRVRFPWKLTIGDNCWIGEGAWFHNQDHIRVGANVVVSQESFLTTGSHAHRRDMALVTRPIRIHDGVWLTARCIVLGGTEIGQSVLAKPMTIVQGRVAPNAVVEGPRCEPVGQRFKLGDYDAGRS
- a CDS encoding glycosyl transferase: MNIAYEMRTTMASIAVVIATAGRPGAARDIITTLEDSRIPDFIGFLSAPDDSDVPDMPIPEKWTVCTGARGASSQRNKALDMIPETVSYVFFFDDDSVPRHDYISSMLDVLGSTPEAVAATGRVVLDGAAVGTEFTLEQCERALVESLLPPTSVTSRPVALTDSLYGCNFCIRWKATHDLRFDEDLPLYSWLEDLDYAKRALSRGQLLRVDSAVTAHRGSSTGGRTSHRRFGYSQIANPLHLRKKRSLTVAQTAREMMRPSLKNLALALVPSARFASRRSRLAGNLLAAGHAMVGRAHPSKMLNIKDGDIRDVELRS